One Puntigrus tetrazona isolate hp1 chromosome 25, ASM1883169v1, whole genome shotgun sequence genomic window, GTGTCAAGCCCTGCATATGTGCGCCGATGTCCCATCAGTCCATAGGACTGTAATTCCTCATTGCTTATGCATGCACTGGTTTACTACCTTTGACAGTCTGAaatgtttgaatatatatacttattattattattattctcttttttttttaggaatatgGTGCCTTCAGGTGCATATCACACAAGGGCGGCAAGCAAGTGCTGTTCAATTTTCAGTGCTGAAGGCAATCTTAACCAGTaagtctgcttttatttatttattttgactcttgaggcagctgacaggtaccgtggGCCAAGTGGACCGCTGCCCAGGTGGTTGTGGAGGCAAAAACttgggtctgggaggagttcgtgAGGCCATGGAAAGGACTATCAGAcagcctcaaagaggttctggcacaccgtccgacgcctcagaagggggaagcagtgccctgccaacactgtatacagtgctTGTGGGAATCTGCTAACTTCGACTGGGGACATAGACGGggggtggaaggaatactttcaggatctcctcaatcctgccaacacgtcttccactgagggagcagaggccggggacccaGGGTAGGACTCGACCATCATGCTGGTGGACGAGATTCGCCCCGAGTACCACAGGTCTCTGggtgttgtggggctgtcttggctgataTGCCTCTGCAGCATCACATGGGTGCCGGGAgactctttttaagaaggggaaccggagggtgtgctccaactataggggtaTCACAGTCCTCAGCCTCCCTGAGAaggtctatgccagggtactggagaggagaattcgTCCGTTAGTCGAACCACAGcagaacaatgcgggtttcatCCTGGAACACTgaaccagctctataccctcttcaggatactggagggttcctgggagtttgcccaaccagtccacatgtgttttgtggatttagagaaggcattcgaccgggttcctcgcgGTGTCTTGTTGGGAAtgctctgggaatacggggTTAGGGGCCcattgctaagggctgtccagtctctgtatgatcagagcaggagcttggttcgcattgccggcagtaagccagacttgttcccagtgcatgttggagtCCGACAGGGCTGctctttgtcaccggtcctgttcattattttggACAGGATTTTTGGTGCAGCCAGGGGCCGGAGGGTGTCCTTTTTAGTGACCACAGGAtatcgtctctgctttttgtggatgatgttgtcctgttggaTGCATCTGGAAAGGACCTACAGTGTGCACTGGGGCGGTTTGCAACTGAATGtaaagcggctgggatgagcaCCTCAAAATCTGAGGACATGGTTCTCAGTcagacaagggtggcttgccccctttcaggttggtggggagttcctaCCCCAGGCGGAGTTTCAGTATTTCGGGGTCTTGTTCACAAGTGAGGgtaggatggaacgagagatcgacagatggatcggtgcagcttctgcagtaatgtaAGGTCACTGTGCTtgtctgtcatggtgaaaaaggagctgagccgcaaagtaaagctctcgatttaccgatcgatcttcgttcctactctcaccaatggtcatgagctttgggtcatgaccgaaagaatgagatcccggatacaagcggccgaaattaGTTTCCTCTGTAGGAGAGATTGAGCTCCTCACCctgtcactcgggaggagctcagAGTAGatccgctgctcctccacatcaagagaggccagctgaggttgCTCAGGCATCTTTTCCAGATGCCTCCTGGACACCTCCCAATGGAGGTGTTTAGGACATGTGCCACCGGGAGGAGGCtcgggaagacctaggacatgctggagggactatgtctctcggctgacCTGGGAGCGCCTCTGTGTTctcccggaagagctggaggaagtgtctggggagagggaagtccctgcttagactgtagCCCCCGCGACCCCGGATAAGCGGtagtaaatggatggatggacactAGACTGATACTGTTGTGATCCTGTTTTCACcatgttaatttttttccttgctCTCTTTGCAGATGTGACAATGACAGTGAACAGACACCTGCTGCAAAGAGAGCCAGGACACTTTCGTGGAAAGCAGAGACTGATGTTGACCAGGTTTCACAGACTCTGAGATTCCTGCCTGCTCGAGATCCTGGGCCTCTGTTATCTACTGCTGAATCACACTCTCCCATAAGTcttttcaaactatttttcaCAGAGAGCGTTGTGGAAAACCTGTGCCACAACACAAATGCTCAGGCTGCCAGGGCAGCTCTAAAGGGCCGCAAGTACAAGTGGACAGATGTCAGTGTGGATGAGTTTTACCGCTACATCGGACTCGTGTTCTACATGGCTACGGTGAAGATGAGCTCCATCTCTGACTACTGGAGACAGGACAGTATTTTCTCTCTGCCTTTTTCCGCTACAGTTATGTCAAGGGACAGATACCGCACCATTTCATGGAATGTACACATGAGTAACCCAGATGTAGATGAAGAGAACGACAGAAAGAGGAGCACAGCCCAACCTGACCATCTGTTCAGGATCAAACCTCTCATGAACACTATCCGTCTTGCGTGCAAAGCCTTCTATCATCCTAGAAGAAATCTAGTCGTTAATGAAAAATTTGTGGCCTGTAAAGCAAAGAGAGAAGTGACAGCGCACACGAAAGCCAAGCTGACAAAGTTGAAGTTTTTCATCCTTTCAGATTCATCAAATGGATATACTGTGGACTTCTCCGTCTACACGAGCAAGAACAGTTTACCCACAGACCGCGGGTTTTCGTATGATGCTGTGATGTCTCTCCTGGACCGTAAAGCTTTGGGCTCTGGGTATCATGTGTACATGGATGATTTTTTCACAAGCCGTAAGCTCTTCGCAGACTTGTTAGCTCTGAAGTTTGGTGCTTGTGGGGCATACAGAGACCAGAGGAAGGGCTTCCCGAAAACTGCAGCTAATTCACTGAACAGAAACTCCAGCAGGGGATCCATTAGGTGGATTCGGGACGGTCCTCTTGTGTGTGTAAAGTGGATGGACTTGCAAGTGGCATCTGTTTGTTCTACCATCCATGCTGCCTTTTCAGGAGAGCGTGTGCAAAGAAAAATCAAAGCACGACATACGTGGAAGGCGAAGTCTTTTCCGTGTCCTGCGCCTGTGACTGCATACAACCAGCACATGGGGGGTGTTGACCTGTCTGATCAGCTGCTGCAGTATTACGCTACACAGCACAAAACCATGAAGTGGTACAGAAAAATCTTCCTACACTTCTTGGATATTGCCGCCAACAACGCTTTCGTATTGCACAAAGAACTTCAGGGCAACATGACTCACGATCAGTTCATGGAAGAGCTTATCGCAGAGCTCTGTGGCGTGTCACAGAAAGCAGCACCAAAACAGTTTAGTACAGACCATGTGCCAATTCCAGGAGCTAAGCTGACTACAGTTGTCAGAAGAATCGCTACTCTCGGTCGCCGGATCTGTGTGCATTGCAAAGCCGTGCTTGGAAAGAAGCAACAAACACCTTGGAAATGCCAGGCTTGCAACGTTCACTTGTGTCTTCAGTTGAACAGAAACTGTTTCCAGGATTGGCATAAAAGTCTGTGATTTGTCAAAACTGGgattgcaaaaacaaacatgatagTTACTAACTAACaagtaaaaacatacataatacCCAcgctttaaaaacatcaaagcaaatagtaaagtaacataaaatgttGCTTCCTTTATTTTTCCCTGATACAAAAGCACTACATTGATGCTCCGATAAAGTTTAATCTAAactgattttagattttaaaaccttttttggttttattataaaattttaatactTGAAATTGGTTGTGGTGGTATATCTTGTGTATATCTAAAGTGTttaagggttactccaccccaaaatgaaaactcactTACCCTCCTATGTCATTGAAAACCCCTAAAAgctttgtcttcagaacacaaatttaaGATTTAGGCTTAAAACCAGGAGTCTTGGGATCgttccattgactgccaagtaaattatACTATCacggtccagaaaagtatgaaagacattgtcagaatactcTTATCTGCCATTATGTTACATTACGTTACACTTAAATATCAAGTTCATTAGATGTTACTGCACTTAGGGTGAAGTGAACCTGTGGCAAATTGATTtggaaagacacacacacatcttaacAAAAGGTCTTTTCTCAAAGAAACTGCATGCCTGAAGAGCTGAGAAACAAATTTATGCCAAGCCAAACATCTTTTGaggagttcagaaaaaaaatctgttatagAAGCATGTAGTCTCTGTTAACCTTAACAGAAAAAGTTCAAAACGACCATTACTTTTCCTAGAGCTGTACTGAAGAATCCTTAGATTCTCAAATCGTGGGTTTATTATGttcagtttattcattcattcattatattcctatattttatatttcttatttttccttGCTGATGTCATTGTTGTTCAAGCTCATGCTTGCGGGGTTTTATAAACCGTTTTGTCTGTATGAGTAGAGATAGATGTTCTGTTAGTGGCTTAACTGATATTTTCTGATGTGATCTGGTGTCCAGGGCTACATTCTAAATATTACCAAGCGTGGAGCCCCGAGCTATCAAACTAATTACAACAGATGGACACAGTCACTGTAAATTAGTTTATATTCCCAAATCCTAAACAAACTGGCAAAATGCTGTAGGATGGAGAACCTTTAGTGTCTTGGGGTCAACCCTCATGAAGATAGTCTGTTGATAGTTTGTGGGGGGCTAGAATGATTAGCTTACACCGGACTACAGTCTAGTCACCAGCATAGTTTCTATGGTAGCAGGGAAAGTTGTTTTTATGGCCATAAAGCTCTCTtgcttttgtatgttttttgcagatttatgtCGGCAGAACGTCAAGAAATGTAATTC contains:
- the LOC122330800 gene encoding piggyBac transposable element-derived protein 4-like isoform X1; this translates as MAHAREEALPTNTDSEEEFGFSSGDDDLEDESIRFKERYDMRKDAMCNENMVPSGAYHTRAASKCCSIFSAEGNLNQCDNDSEQTPAAKRARTLSWKAETDVDQVSQTLRFLPARDPGPLLSTAESHSPISLFKLFFTESVVENLCHNTNAQAARAALKGRKYKWTDVSVDEFYRYIGLVFYMATVKMSSISDYWRQDSIFSLPFSATVMSRDRYRTISWNVHMSNPDVDEENDRKRSTAQPDHLFRIKPLMNTIRLACKAFYHPRRNLVVNEKFVACKAKREVTAHTKAKLTKLKFFILSDSSNGYTVDFSVYTSKNSLPTDRGFSYDAVMSLLDRKALGSGYHVYMDDFFTSRKLFADLLALKFGACGAYRDQRKGFPKTAANSLNRNSSRGSIRWIRDGPLVCVKWMDLQVASVCSTIHAAFSGERVQRKIKARHTWKAKSFPCPAPVTAYNQHMGGVDLSDQLLQYYATQHKTMKWYRKIFLHFLDIAANNAFVLHKELQGNMTHDQFMEELIAELCGVSQKAAPKQFSTDHVPIPGAKLTTVVRRIATLGRRICVHCKAVLGKKQQTPWKCQACNVHLCLQLNRNCFQDWHKSL
- the LOC122330800 gene encoding piggyBac transposable element-derived protein 4-like isoform X2 — encoded protein: MAHAREEALPTNTDSEEEFGFSSGDDDLEDESIRFKERYDMRKDAMCNECDNDSEQTPAAKRARTLSWKAETDVDQVSQTLRFLPARDPGPLLSTAESHSPISLFKLFFTESVVENLCHNTNAQAARAALKGRKYKWTDVSVDEFYRYIGLVFYMATVKMSSISDYWRQDSIFSLPFSATVMSRDRYRTISWNVHMSNPDVDEENDRKRSTAQPDHLFRIKPLMNTIRLACKAFYHPRRNLVVNEKFVACKAKREVTAHTKAKLTKLKFFILSDSSNGYTVDFSVYTSKNSLPTDRGFSYDAVMSLLDRKALGSGYHVYMDDFFTSRKLFADLLALKFGACGAYRDQRKGFPKTAANSLNRNSSRGSIRWIRDGPLVCVKWMDLQVASVCSTIHAAFSGERVQRKIKARHTWKAKSFPCPAPVTAYNQHMGGVDLSDQLLQYYATQHKTMKWYRKIFLHFLDIAANNAFVLHKELQGNMTHDQFMEELIAELCGVSQKAAPKQFSTDHVPIPGAKLTTVVRRIATLGRRICVHCKAVLGKKQQTPWKCQACNVHLCLQLNRNCFQDWHKSL